The Sandaracinaceae bacterium genome contains a region encoding:
- the kdsB gene encoding 3-deoxy-manno-octulosonate cytidylyltransferase, which yields MTASGFRVVIPSRLGSTRLPNKPLLDVAGKPLVVRCLDVARRAGADEVLVATDDERIADVVRAAGGDVQLTRADHPSGTDRLAEVARARGWTDDAIVVNLQGDEPLVPSELLAELAQQLVDHPGAGIATMATPILTHEELHSPNAVKVALRDDGFAHYFSRAPIPFARDADRRSTTLPEGVRYLRHLGLYAYRVATLHQFVALGPHPHERAEQLEQLRPLAAGVGIHVRVLDSAPPPGVDTAEDLERAAAVFRGAP from the coding sequence ATGACCGCGTCGGGCTTTCGCGTCGTCATCCCTTCGCGGCTCGGGTCCACGCGGCTCCCGAACAAGCCCCTGCTGGACGTCGCGGGCAAGCCGCTCGTGGTGCGCTGCTTGGACGTGGCGCGGCGAGCGGGAGCCGATGAAGTGCTGGTGGCCACCGACGACGAGCGCATCGCAGACGTCGTCCGTGCTGCGGGCGGAGACGTGCAGCTGACGCGCGCGGACCATCCGTCGGGCACGGATCGCCTGGCCGAGGTGGCCCGCGCTCGGGGCTGGACGGATGACGCCATCGTGGTCAACCTGCAGGGCGACGAGCCGCTGGTGCCGAGTGAGCTGCTCGCCGAGCTGGCGCAGCAGCTGGTGGACCACCCGGGCGCCGGCATCGCGACCATGGCGACGCCCATCCTGACGCACGAGGAGCTGCACTCCCCCAACGCGGTCAAGGTGGCGTTGCGCGACGACGGGTTCGCGCACTACTTCAGCCGAGCGCCCATCCCGTTCGCGCGCGACGCCGATCGGCGCAGCACGACGCTGCCGGAAGGAGTGCGCTACCTGCGGCACCTCGGGCTCTACGCGTATCGTGTGGCGACGCTGCACCAGTTCGTCGCGCTCGGGCCGCACCCCCACGAGCGCGCCGAGCAGCTCGAGCAGCTGCGCCCGTTGGCCGCCGGGGTGGGCATCCACGTGCGGGTGCTCGACAGCGCGCCGCCGCCCGGGGTCGACACCGCCGAGGACCTCGAGCGCGCCGCGGCCGTGTTCCGAGGGGCGCCATGA
- a CDS encoding HAD hydrolase family protein — MSNSDAHDLPIELRALAARIRLLVLDADGVLTDGRLYYGDDGEVVKAFHARDGLGLRLLRNEGVQLAVISGRAAPALERRVRDLRVHHALLGRDDKRAALDECLLAAGVLAEETAFVGDDVLDLPAMRAVGLGVAVADAHARVRHEARWVTNAPGGRGAVREVADGLLKARGRLDAAIDELLREHVGRGESLQ, encoded by the coding sequence ATGAGCAACAGCGACGCACATGACCTGCCCATCGAGCTGCGCGCCCTGGCCGCCCGCATCCGGTTGCTCGTGCTGGACGCTGACGGGGTGCTCACGGACGGCCGGCTGTACTACGGCGACGACGGCGAGGTGGTGAAGGCCTTCCACGCACGCGACGGCCTCGGCCTGCGGCTGCTGCGCAACGAAGGGGTGCAGCTGGCGGTCATCTCGGGTCGCGCCGCGCCCGCGCTCGAGCGGCGTGTCCGAGACCTGCGCGTGCACCACGCGCTGCTCGGGCGCGACGACAAGCGAGCCGCGCTGGACGAGTGCCTGCTCGCGGCCGGTGTCTTGGCGGAAGAGACGGCCTTCGTCGGAGACGACGTGCTGGACCTGCCGGCCATGCGCGCGGTGGGACTCGGCGTGGCCGTGGCGGACGCGCACGCGCGGGTACGTCACGAGGCTCGTTGGGTGACGAACGCTCCGGGCGGGCGCGGTGCCGTGCGCGAGGTCGCAGACGGGCTCCTCAAAGCCCGAGGTCGGCTGGACGCGGCGATCGATGAGCTTCTGCGGGAGCACGTGGGGCGGGGAGAGTCTCTCCAATGA
- a CDS encoding adenylyltransferase/cytidyltransferase family protein has product MKTILTYGTFDLLHVGHVRLLNRARALGGRLIVGLSTDEFNSEMKGKRTVIPYDERKEILESLSSVDLVIPESTWEQKPLDIGAHGVHTFCMGDDWEGKFDELREFCEVVYLPRTKDISTTLVRQQVRTGSPTRDREAQ; this is encoded by the coding sequence ATGAAGACTATCTTGACCTATGGAACCTTTGACCTGCTGCACGTTGGACACGTGCGGCTCTTGAACCGCGCCCGTGCCCTCGGCGGACGGTTGATCGTCGGACTATCGACGGACGAGTTCAACTCCGAGATGAAGGGCAAGAGGACAGTGATTCCGTATGACGAGCGCAAGGAGATCCTCGAGTCACTTTCCTCCGTGGACCTGGTCATACCCGAGTCGACGTGGGAGCAGAAGCCACTCGACATCGGGGCGCACGGAGTCCACACGTTCTGCATGGGTGACGACTGGGAGGGAAAGTTCGACGAACTCCGTGAGTTCTGTGAGGTCGTCTACCTACCTCGCACCAAGGACATCTCGACCACCTTGGTGCGCCAGCAGGTGCGCACCGGTTCACCGACTCGCGACCGCGAAGCACAGTGA
- a CDS encoding tetratricopeptide repeat protein, which yields MTTTIVRAALVALLLSPGVARVATAQPVDETSQRDVGSAYDRAIAEAVSAYERGDNQAALRAFTAAHALSPNARTHRGLGIVLFALGDFAGAVEHLDAALASSTVPLDDALREQTRQVRDAAAQRQAATTQAAAPEDAPSDVAPDEQADPVPEAGSTPPSESTPAPADPSPPLGLELDEPAQAPARTSRPRVTWILAGAAYGVTALSVVPWAIGRARLNSLSAWCRAQPAGGCTPEQRDAEWDARSIDTQRRAARGLAIAGATSALVLSIVAWRRGRARQLSVGVNLLEPGATLQIRF from the coding sequence ATGACGACGACCATCGTACGCGCCGCGCTCGTGGCGCTGCTCCTGTCGCCGGGCGTCGCGCGAGTCGCCACGGCGCAGCCGGTCGACGAGACGAGCCAGCGTGACGTCGGCTCGGCCTACGACCGGGCCATCGCAGAGGCCGTGAGCGCCTATGAGCGCGGCGACAACCAAGCGGCGCTGCGTGCGTTCACGGCCGCGCACGCCTTGTCGCCCAACGCGCGGACGCACCGCGGGCTCGGCATCGTGCTGTTCGCGCTGGGCGACTTCGCAGGCGCGGTGGAGCACCTCGACGCGGCTCTGGCGAGCTCGACGGTGCCGCTGGACGACGCGCTACGGGAGCAGACGCGACAAGTCCGCGACGCAGCGGCTCAGCGCCAGGCGGCGACCACGCAAGCGGCAGCACCAGAGGACGCGCCGTCCGATGTGGCGCCGGACGAACAAGCCGACCCCGTTCCCGAAGCAGGCAGCACGCCGCCCAGCGAGAGCACGCCGGCACCTGCGGACCCGTCGCCTCCGTTGGGCTTGGAGCTGGACGAACCCGCCCAAGCGCCCGCGCGAACATCACGTCCGCGTGTCACCTGGATCCTGGCAGGAGCGGCCTACGGTGTGACGGCGCTGTCCGTGGTGCCTTGGGCCATCGGACGAGCTCGCCTCAACTCCCTGAGCGCGTGGTGCAGGGCACAGCCCGCTGGCGGGTGTACCCCCGAGCAGCGCGACGCCGAGTGGGACGCGCGCAGCATCGACACGCAGAGGCGCGCGGCGCGTGGACTCGCGATCGCGGGGGCCACCTCGGCGCTGGTGCTCTCGATCGTCGCGTGGCGTCGCGGACGAGCCCGGCAGCTGTCCGTGGGGGTCAACCTCCTCGAGCCCGGGGCCACGCTGCAGATACGCTTCTGA
- a CDS encoding CDP-glycerol glycerophosphotransferase family protein: MKSSLTRSTAKIKKHPYYKKVAPRFKALSATFWGGATSFLSRFEAPSSAEHLRLRLLGIGLERQRRWVDAEEVYRGAAHRFPDAAHYHDRLARLFRRRKNRWLEIESLEAAVAAKPTSPWLWHRLGRAREAMQHYEQAAHAFSSAAAIRPRRSQWHYRHGLAWERAGNDNNAREAYARAIAADRKLDSARFGIGVFHERIGLWGDAVRAFRDAVSARPADAELVHRLARALDRCHEYAESASAYEQALALDPSQTQWAGRLGSMREGLERWSSAADAYGLAASTLRGPHYFWRYRQGYCLAQIGRYEDACEAFLLSHPETDLPALTGDERSIAELVAHLTQDTTDPDVFRQLAEAHERRGEWELAAESYWHALARFPTHQPTLCYRRGVTLFGAGRLADAVEAFLDTRQLRRPIGVSDNVLRSDRGLRRVVHYTEHIETLHVRDRTVLYESFHGRSMACNPLAIFRSIVEDPRFADWVHIWPINDVNVVPSEYLSRRNVIFIKRECDTYMRHLATAKYLINNTSFSSYFIRRSDQLYLNTWHGTPLKTLGRDVSNDFIGWRNIARNFLHCTHIISGNEHTSNVLLESFEVGGVFPGVLAETGYPRVDATLSMGAEERRELRRRLGVADGAPVVLYAPTFRGSVGNVEDDIESVRQDVAAIRSAGCHVLYRGHYFGSYDDACDTVVSAIPPSTVDTNDLLAITDVLVSDYSSVVIDFLPTRRPIVHYIYDFEEYKRDRGLYIDREDLPGMLCESRSSLASVVATALECDVDDVAPKYERAVSAYCAVEDGHSADRVVDFFFYDKTGGGTVVRRRSSTRSVIFYAGLFSANGITASFTSLAKQLEHDVDLEAVVIVEPDGVRKQPERIELLSRLGRRVRIFGRNGRMNVTLDERHAIQHQSAHNDLPSRPLWSIYERAFRREARRLFGESAFDCAVNFDGYGHFWPSLMGNIGAERHVMYQHNDMRGEHELKFPSLAGTFRIYRYYDSLVSVSRRTRDLNLEKLAHTYDFPMPEHRFCDNAIDAAEIINRSREDLSEDPVASVFSGGDFVFLAIGRLSPEKGHERLIHAFSRILSTHPNARLLILGEGPSRGVLEDLVKGLGLSERVALPGLRPNPFPFLRRADLFVLPSHHEGQGLVLLEAMVLGVPIVCTDFPPAHDVLGDSYGEIVENSEEGLVRGMTNALEGRARAGDFDHAAYIDEAVKGFYRNVLGWERGGRPASND, translated from the coding sequence ATGAAGTCGAGCCTCACTCGCTCCACCGCCAAGATCAAGAAGCACCCCTACTACAAGAAGGTCGCGCCGCGATTCAAAGCGCTCTCCGCCACGTTCTGGGGCGGTGCCACATCGTTTCTCTCGCGTTTCGAAGCGCCGTCGAGCGCTGAGCACCTCCGCCTCCGCCTGCTTGGCATAGGGCTCGAGCGCCAACGTCGTTGGGTCGACGCCGAGGAGGTTTACCGAGGGGCGGCCCACAGGTTTCCTGACGCAGCCCACTACCACGACCGGCTGGCCCGGCTCTTTCGGCGGCGGAAAAACCGGTGGTTGGAGATCGAGTCCCTCGAGGCGGCGGTCGCGGCCAAGCCAACGAGTCCTTGGCTCTGGCACCGTCTTGGCCGGGCCCGCGAGGCCATGCAGCACTACGAGCAGGCCGCGCACGCCTTCTCGTCCGCAGCCGCGATCCGACCTCGCAGGTCACAGTGGCACTATCGGCACGGTCTCGCGTGGGAGCGGGCTGGGAACGACAACAACGCGCGGGAAGCCTACGCGCGCGCGATCGCCGCGGATCGCAAGCTCGACAGCGCGCGCTTCGGCATCGGTGTCTTTCACGAGCGCATCGGTCTGTGGGGCGATGCAGTCCGAGCGTTCAGGGACGCGGTTTCAGCGCGTCCCGCAGATGCGGAGCTCGTCCATCGCCTGGCGCGCGCACTCGACCGCTGCCACGAGTATGCCGAGTCGGCCAGTGCGTACGAGCAGGCCCTGGCACTCGACCCGTCGCAGACGCAGTGGGCGGGCCGCCTTGGGTCGATGCGCGAGGGCCTCGAACGTTGGTCCTCGGCCGCCGACGCGTACGGTCTCGCGGCGTCCACGCTTCGTGGGCCCCACTACTTCTGGCGCTATCGCCAGGGCTACTGCTTGGCGCAAATCGGGCGCTACGAGGACGCATGTGAGGCCTTTCTGCTGTCCCATCCGGAGACGGACCTCCCAGCGCTCACGGGAGACGAGCGGTCGATCGCGGAGTTGGTCGCGCACCTAACGCAAGACACTACGGACCCAGACGTGTTCCGACAGCTCGCCGAGGCGCACGAGCGCCGTGGCGAGTGGGAGCTCGCCGCAGAGAGCTACTGGCATGCGTTGGCGCGGTTTCCCACTCACCAGCCCACGCTTTGCTACCGACGTGGCGTCACCCTGTTTGGAGCCGGGCGACTTGCGGATGCGGTCGAGGCGTTCTTGGATACACGCCAGCTGCGTCGACCAATTGGCGTTTCAGACAACGTACTCAGATCAGATAGAGGTCTACGTCGCGTCGTCCATTATACGGAACATATCGAGACGCTTCACGTTCGCGATAGAACGGTTCTATACGAGAGCTTTCACGGTCGATCCATGGCTTGCAATCCGCTCGCGATCTTCCGATCCATCGTTGAAGATCCGAGGTTTGCAGATTGGGTTCACATATGGCCTATCAACGACGTTAACGTCGTTCCAAGTGAGTACCTAAGTCGTCGCAACGTCATCTTCATCAAACGCGAGTGCGATACGTATATGCGTCACCTCGCGACCGCGAAGTACTTGATCAACAATACGTCGTTTTCTTCGTACTTCATCAGAAGATCGGATCAGTTGTACCTCAACACGTGGCACGGAACGCCGCTCAAGACGCTCGGTAGAGACGTCTCGAACGACTTCATCGGGTGGCGGAACATCGCGCGGAACTTTCTGCACTGTACGCATATTATCAGTGGTAATGAGCACACTTCGAACGTGCTCCTCGAGTCGTTCGAAGTTGGAGGCGTATTTCCCGGGGTATTGGCCGAAACCGGATACCCTCGCGTCGACGCGACGCTCTCGATGGGCGCGGAAGAAAGGCGCGAACTGCGGCGCAGGCTTGGGGTAGCCGACGGCGCGCCTGTGGTGCTATATGCACCGACGTTCCGCGGTTCAGTTGGAAACGTGGAGGATGACATAGAGAGTGTCCGGCAGGATGTCGCAGCGATCCGTTCCGCGGGTTGCCATGTTCTCTATCGCGGACACTACTTCGGATCATATGACGACGCATGCGACACAGTGGTGTCCGCGATTCCTCCTTCAACGGTCGATACGAACGATCTGCTCGCGATTACAGATGTGCTCGTGTCCGACTACTCCAGCGTCGTGATCGACTTCCTTCCCACGCGCCGCCCAATCGTGCACTACATATACGACTTCGAGGAGTACAAAAGAGACCGTGGTCTGTACATTGATAGAGAGGATCTGCCAGGCATGTTGTGCGAAAGCCGGTCTTCTCTGGCGTCCGTTGTTGCTACTGCATTGGAATGCGATGTGGACGACGTTGCGCCAAAATATGAACGTGCCGTCTCTGCGTACTGTGCAGTAGAGGATGGGCATAGTGCTGACAGAGTGGTAGATTTTTTCTTCTACGATAAGACCGGAGGCGGTACCGTAGTCCGTCGCCGTTCGTCGACGCGCTCAGTGATCTTCTACGCAGGGCTATTTTCCGCCAACGGAATCACCGCATCGTTCACTAGCCTGGCGAAGCAACTCGAGCATGATGTCGATCTGGAGGCAGTAGTGATCGTCGAACCTGACGGCGTACGCAAACAGCCTGAACGTATCGAGTTGCTGTCTAGGCTGGGGAGGCGCGTGCGTATCTTCGGTCGCAACGGACGGATGAACGTCACGCTCGATGAGCGCCATGCCATCCAACACCAATCTGCGCACAACGACCTTCCCTCGCGCCCGCTCTGGTCAATCTACGAGCGAGCGTTTCGGCGGGAGGCGCGTAGGCTCTTTGGCGAAAGCGCATTCGATTGTGCAGTAAACTTCGACGGTTATGGCCATTTCTGGCCATCGCTCATGGGTAACATTGGTGCTGAGCGCCACGTCATGTATCAGCACAACGACATGCGAGGTGAACACGAGCTCAAGTTTCCGTCTCTTGCGGGGACGTTTCGGATCTACCGATACTACGACTCCCTCGTGTCCGTATCTCGGCGAACGCGCGATCTCAATCTCGAGAAGCTTGCGCATACCTACGACTTTCCCATGCCGGAGCATCGGTTCTGCGACAACGCCATTGACGCCGCCGAGATCATCAACCGCTCGCGCGAAGACCTATCTGAGGATCCAGTGGCCTCCGTGTTCTCAGGAGGCGATTTCGTGTTTCTGGCTATCGGTAGGCTCTCCCCAGAGAAGGGCCACGAACGGCTCATTCATGCGTTCTCGCGGATCCTGTCGACACACCCCAACGCCCGACTCTTGATCCTAGGTGAAGGGCCTTCTCGCGGCGTCTTGGAGGATCTCGTAAAAGGGCTCGGGCTTTCCGAAAGAGTCGCCCTTCCAGGCTTACGCCCGAACCCGTTTCCCTTCCTCCGACGCGCCGACCTGTTCGTGCTTCCCTCGCACCACGAAGGCCAAGGATTGGTGCTTCTGGAGGCTATGGTCCTCGGTGTGCCCATTGTTTGTACCGACTTTCCCCCCGCCCACGATGTGCTCGGGGACTCGTACGGTGAGATCGTCGAGAACAGCGAAGAGGGTCTCGTACGTGGCATGACGAACGCTCTCGAGGGCCGGGCACGTGCCGGCGACTTCGACCACGCGGCGTACATCGATGAGGCCGTGAAGGGATTCTACCGAAACGTTCTCGGGTGGGAGCGAGGTGGACGTCCTGCGTCCAACGACTGA
- a CDS encoding trypsin-like peptidase domain-containing protein translates to MKATPSHRRASRAIQRALMCALSLLCASAHAQPVRPATAPLVQGEFSLTEPYDATISPLIATAVTESQGALMLTSALTLTETTASINETPELSELWQLCDGEAFPTQPTAAFCGGTLIAADLLLTAEHCVPNKRTCRAVSVVFDYRYTSDGVLAPLERDDVYACSRVFVSDSAGDYAIIQLDRAVVGRTPATPRFMDPATCTGVRNGGHVWAAGFPSGVPLKIDVGEPGGGGSSTGVVVTEEGVSGKRFFRAGFDLFAGMDGGGVFTLVTRTVDGGVVEEAQLVGSLSLGRADYERTSAGCYTAVTVTDASSELAAHVIQPLISLCNKTGDYDDDGLCPATVSRCPPGNAVEGADAGMRAFPPQQGCGCRVGGDAPTERAAALAVIGLVAVCATRRSRRRAH, encoded by the coding sequence ATGAAGGCGACCCCCTCACACCGCCGCGCGTCGCGGGCCATTCAGCGCGCCCTGATGTGTGCGCTCTCGTTGCTGTGCGCCAGCGCCCACGCCCAGCCCGTCCGGCCCGCCACGGCCCCGCTGGTCCAGGGCGAGTTCTCCCTCACCGAGCCGTACGACGCGACTATCTCCCCCCTGATCGCGACCGCCGTCACGGAGAGCCAGGGGGCGCTCATGCTCACCAGCGCGCTCACGCTCACGGAGACCACGGCCAGCATCAACGAGACCCCAGAGCTGAGCGAGCTGTGGCAGCTGTGCGACGGCGAGGCCTTCCCCACCCAGCCCACCGCGGCGTTCTGCGGGGGGACGCTCATCGCGGCCGACCTGTTGCTGACCGCCGAGCACTGCGTGCCCAACAAGCGCACCTGCCGCGCGGTGTCCGTGGTGTTCGACTACCGCTACACCAGCGACGGGGTGCTCGCGCCGCTCGAGCGGGACGACGTGTACGCGTGCAGCCGTGTCTTCGTCTCGGACTCCGCGGGTGACTACGCCATCATCCAGCTGGACCGGGCCGTGGTCGGCCGGACGCCCGCCACGCCGCGCTTCATGGACCCGGCCACGTGCACCGGGGTGAGGAACGGCGGGCACGTGTGGGCGGCCGGGTTTCCCTCGGGCGTGCCGCTCAAGATCGACGTGGGCGAGCCTGGCGGAGGGGGAAGCTCCACGGGCGTGGTGGTGACCGAGGAGGGCGTCAGCGGGAAGCGGTTCTTCCGCGCCGGCTTCGACCTGTTCGCGGGCATGGACGGCGGAGGCGTGTTCACCCTGGTGACGCGCACGGTCGATGGTGGGGTCGTGGAGGAAGCGCAGCTCGTGGGCTCGCTCTCGCTGGGCCGAGCCGACTACGAGCGCACCTCCGCCGGCTGCTACACGGCGGTGACCGTCACGGACGCGAGCAGCGAGCTGGCCGCCCACGTGATCCAGCCGCTCATCTCGCTCTGCAACAAGACCGGCGACTACGACGACGACGGCCTCTGCCCAGCCACCGTGAGCCGCTGCCCTCCGGGCAACGCGGTAGAGGGTGCCGACGCGGGCATGCGCGCCTTCCCGCCTCAGCAAGGCTGCGGCTGCCGGGTGGGTGGCGACGCGCCCACGGAGCGCGCGGCCGCGCTGGCGGTCATCGGCCTGGTCGCGGTGTGCGCCACGCGACGCTCCCGCCGCCGCGCTCACTGA
- a CDS encoding endonuclease/exonuclease/phosphatase family protein gives MSLNIRYDRGQDGANGWEHRARALSETIIRSGADIVGIQEGSRPQLEDIVRWAPQYSFLGVGSAQGDARGVHAAILLRNGRFRILDRGVFWISSSPAVPGSRSWGNEEPRMCSWVHVQLSDSPDDVWFFNTHLDHRAVESRREGLRLIASRLPRDAHANVIVGGDFNLTEDDPALAEFAASTGLRDAYRSVHPTRSASEGTYHGFRSNTDGRRIDFLFVSDEFHIQDTEIFRHSEGEPPPSDHFPVLSRLQLPSYR, from the coding sequence ATGTCACTCAACATCCGCTACGACCGAGGACAGGATGGAGCGAACGGGTGGGAGCACCGCGCACGGGCGCTCTCGGAGACAATTATCCGGTCTGGCGCGGACATCGTGGGCATCCAGGAGGGCTCGCGCCCGCAGCTCGAGGATATCGTCCGGTGGGCACCGCAGTACTCCTTCCTCGGAGTTGGGAGCGCACAAGGTGACGCGCGGGGCGTGCACGCTGCCATCCTGTTGCGGAACGGGCGTTTTCGCATCCTCGATCGTGGGGTGTTCTGGATATCGAGTTCGCCCGCGGTCCCGGGGTCACGCAGCTGGGGCAACGAGGAGCCGCGCATGTGCTCCTGGGTCCACGTCCAGTTGAGCGACAGCCCCGACGACGTCTGGTTCTTCAACACACACCTGGATCATCGAGCCGTCGAGTCACGTCGTGAAGGCCTCCGGCTCATCGCGAGCCGACTGCCACGGGATGCGCACGCGAACGTGATCGTCGGGGGCGACTTCAACCTGACGGAAGACGATCCGGCGCTCGCCGAGTTCGCCGCCTCCACCGGGCTGCGGGACGCCTACCGTAGCGTCCATCCCACCCGCTCCGCATCGGAGGGGACGTATCATGGCTTTCGCTCCAACACGGACGGTAGGCGAATCGACTTCCTGTTCGTGAGCGACGAGTTCCACATCCAGGACACCGAGATCTTTCGTCACAGCGAGGGCGAGCCCCCACCGTCGGATCACTTTCCCGTCCTCTCGCGCCTCCAGCTCCCAAGCTACCGGTAG
- a CDS encoding protein kinase, protein MTQGAHTTPSDSTGPALRAILREVARPRQQTPPPALVAGRYRVGERLGNGGMGTVYRATDERLGRQVALKWMHFHDHDGVSDEAFSRFVREARAAALVRHPNVVQVLDVSAEASTPFIIMELLEGESLHARIAGGRVPWPEAVSIAQGMLDGLGALHAAGVVHRDIKPSNVFLARRTGMAPLVKVLDLGVAHMTEGEALAGLTRTGTQLGTPAYMPLEQLRGERVDARADLYAVGVVLYEMVVGARPYSARTAADLAVQLATSTPPRLAVSAQNDVLQRALARDAAQRFQSAGAFKAALAAEGRRLPMRRRGALWVLAALVAGGIALAMTQLGREPAGQPSGTVATPASEEPSSQGQPLPGSTASPPELPDVAAPGIVHRAPVDEAAPAPAPQADTARAASGPRPRRAGTRGEMAPPAGAAPQEDATREAAPTSPRLDVAEFERRAPPASLTLSRDEF, encoded by the coding sequence ATGACGCAAGGCGCCCACACGACACCGTCGGACTCCACCGGACCGGCGCTGCGGGCCATCTTGCGTGAGGTGGCCCGGCCGCGGCAGCAGACGCCGCCGCCTGCGTTGGTGGCGGGGCGCTATCGCGTGGGGGAACGCTTGGGCAACGGGGGCATGGGTACCGTCTACCGTGCGACCGACGAGCGCCTGGGCCGCCAGGTGGCCCTCAAGTGGATGCACTTCCACGACCACGACGGCGTCAGCGACGAGGCGTTCAGTCGCTTCGTCCGTGAGGCGCGGGCCGCTGCGTTGGTGCGCCACCCGAACGTCGTGCAGGTGCTCGATGTGTCGGCGGAGGCGAGCACGCCGTTCATCATCATGGAGCTCCTCGAGGGAGAGAGCCTGCATGCGCGCATCGCGGGCGGCCGCGTCCCGTGGCCAGAAGCCGTGTCCATCGCGCAAGGCATGCTGGACGGTCTCGGCGCCCTGCACGCGGCGGGTGTGGTCCACCGCGACATCAAGCCCAGCAACGTGTTCCTCGCGCGCCGCACGGGGATGGCCCCGTTGGTCAAGGTGCTCGACCTGGGTGTGGCACACATGACCGAGGGAGAGGCCCTCGCTGGGTTGACGCGTACAGGCACCCAGCTCGGGACGCCCGCCTACATGCCGCTCGAGCAGTTGCGCGGGGAGCGTGTGGATGCGCGGGCGGACCTGTACGCGGTTGGCGTGGTGCTGTACGAGATGGTCGTGGGTGCCCGGCCGTACTCTGCCCGAACCGCCGCAGACCTCGCAGTCCAGCTGGCGACGAGCACGCCGCCACGGCTCGCCGTCTCGGCGCAGAACGACGTGCTGCAGCGTGCGCTGGCGCGGGACGCCGCTCAGCGCTTTCAGTCTGCCGGGGCGTTCAAGGCGGCCCTTGCGGCGGAGGGCCGCCGGCTGCCGATGCGTCGACGCGGTGCGCTCTGGGTCCTCGCGGCGCTCGTCGCGGGGGGCATCGCGCTGGCGATGACACAGCTGGGGCGAGAGCCAGCTGGCCAGCCGAGCGGCACGGTCGCGACCCCCGCTTCGGAGGAGCCCTCGTCTCAGGGTCAGCCTCTGCCCGGTTCCACGGCGTCTCCGCCGGAGCTGCCCGACGTGGCAGCACCCGGCATCGTCCACAGGGCTCCCGTCGATGAAGCAGCGCCGGCCCCCGCGCCGCAGGCGGACACGGCCCGCGCAGCCTCGGGGCCACGGCCGCGACGTGCGGGCACGCGTGGCGAGATGGCCCCACCGGCAGGCGCCGCTCCGCAAGAAGACGCCACGCGCGAGGCAGCTCCGACGTCGCCTCGGTTGGACGTCGCGGAGTTCGAGCGTCGAGCGCCCCCCGCGAGCCTGACCCTGAGTCGCGATGAATTCTGA